The Bubalus kerabau isolate K-KA32 ecotype Philippines breed swamp buffalo chromosome X, PCC_UOA_SB_1v2, whole genome shotgun sequence genome has a segment encoding these proteins:
- the LOC129639947 gene encoding uncharacterized protein CXorf66 homolog yields the protein MNLLIYVLLLSIWTNSCLNRNESNGSASAGSTHAESKQGRMQGIRQYLLIVLTVILIIGFLIRCYFFIQYICVGEESHRATMVKQEGITEASSTSSKISFTDSKSLTAGPGNPEKQSVLSSIDKSSRPSSRQKASVPLRAKKLVRPSSQKNPSKSSTPKRELGSLPQKKLHRTRSPKKAHRRAHAHKHIRSSQVSPSYPKKAITPTWPSSLQCLVKPTKTSPPYAKSQSVPEQSNVVKLTKLQRRHKLKSPSSEDSAEILSRPQPVNFCQCYKEICLVCSASSEPFITHISERNMKHVLVPDFSRELKHCYKSFHKTEPKDNALYGNMNDSHFTCNSDDESDKEATIMCNIKCKEAIYKTSQNNLRPQGEKKKGPPM from the exons ATGAATCTCTTAATTTATGTTCTCCTTTTATCAATTTGGACAAATAGTTGtttaaatagaaatgaaagcaaTGGCTCTGCTTCTGCAG GATCTACACATGCTGAATCCAAGCAAGGCAGAATGCAGGGAATAAGGCAATATCTACTCATTGTCCTAACTGTTATACTCATCATCGGCTTTCTTATCAGGTGTTATTTCTTTATTCAGTATATCTGTGTGGGTGAGGAATCCCATAGAGCAACAAT GGTCAAGCAAGAAGGCATCACCGAGGCATCATCCACATCATCTAAAATATCATTCACTGACTCCAAGTCACTGACTGCTGGTCCAGGCAATCCAGAAAAACAATCCGTGCTGTCTAGTATAGATAAATCATCTCGGCCCTCAAGTCGACAAAAAGCCTCTGTACCTTTAAGAGCAAAAAAGTTAGTCAGGCCCTCAAGTCAAAAAAACCCATCCAAGTCATCAACTCCCAAAAGAGAGTTAGGATCACTCCCCCAGAAAAAATTGCATAGAACACGAAGTCCAAAAAAGGCACATAGGCGGGCTCATGCCCATAAGCATATCAGGTCAAGTCAGGTCAGTCCATCCTATCCAAAGAAGGCCATCACGCCAACTTGGCCATCAAGTCTACAATGTCTGGTCAAGCCAACCAAAACTTCTCCACCCTATGCAAAGAGTCAAAGTGTCCCTGAGCAATCAAATGTAGTGAAACTGACCAAACTTCAGAGACGTCATAAACTAAAAAGTCCGTCTAGTGAAGATAGTGCAGAAATATTATCTAGGCCTCAACCAGTGAATTTTTGTCAGTGCTACAAGGAAATATGCCTTGTTTGCAGTGCTTCTTCTGAGCCATTCATCACTCATATTTCAGAAAGGAATATGAAGCATGTTCTAGTTCCAGATTTTTCACGTGAACTGAAGCACTGTTACAAGTCATTTCACAAGACAGAGCCCAAGGATAATGCACTGTATGGCAACATGAATGATAGCCATTTCACATGTAACAGTGATGATGAAAGTGACAAGGAGGCGACTATTATGTGCAATATAAAATGCAAGGAAGCCATCTATAAAACCTCCCAAAATAATTTAAggcctcagggggaaaaaaaaaaaggaccaccTATGTAG